The following are from one region of the Silene latifolia isolate original U9 population chromosome 9, ASM4854445v1, whole genome shotgun sequence genome:
- the LOC141599853 gene encoding transcription initiation factor IIA subunit 2: MATFELYRRSTIGMCLTETLDEMVQNGVLSPELAIQVLVQFDKSMTEALEAQVKTKVSIKGHLHTYRFCDNVWTFILQDALFKSEECQENVSRVKIVACDSKLLTQ, from the exons ATGGCGACATTTGAGTTATACAGGAGGTCTACAATTGGGATGTGTTTAACTGAAACATTGGATGAAATGGTTCAAAATGGTGTTCTTAGTCCTGAACTTGCCATTCAAGTTCTTGTCCAATTTGACAAG TCTATGACTGAAGCTCTAGAGGCTCAGGTGAAGACCAAAGTTAGCATTAAG GGACATCTGCATACATACAGATTCTGTGACAACGTCTGGACCTTTATCCTACAGGACGCATTATTCAAAAGCGAAGAATGCCAAGAAAATGTAAGCCGTGTCAAAATAGTGGCATGTGATTCTAAGCTCCTCACCCAGTAA